The Musa acuminata AAA Group cultivar baxijiao chromosome BXJ2-2, Cavendish_Baxijiao_AAA, whole genome shotgun sequence genome contains the following window.
TGGCTCTACTGACTACGAAAGAGGAGGAAGTCATTATCATCGATCTTCCTTTAGCACCATCACCGTCGGCTCTGCTACcagcagaagaagagaagagggaggaagaagaagagaatgatATTTTGGTATATTTGCAAAgggatattttatatatattaaaaatcattAAAATGAGGTTGGAGATTTCAAGATAAGAGTTATAAATAGTAATCTCCTAAAATAtttctcttaataaatttatattttttataaaaatataatttatataaaaaatatcacattgTCTTATCATATGTCTGCCAAATGCTCACAATAAAATTATGGATTACATGATAAATTGAGCTTGACTAAAAGTGTTAGTTGCCAAAATCACAATTAATCCTGTTAGTATAAGGAGACTAAATTGTATTTTTGTTGAAGTACGAACGCGGAGTAGATTTGAGGAAAGCATAATGCATCGCAACCCAATTTTTGGAGGATATAATTATCTTGAATGATGATTATACTACAATAATCATGGCTAATTAGTGCGCTCATTGAAAGCATTCGATGACCGCTAATGATGCCCATCGATGAATAGCCTTTTGGGTGATAAGGCCCTTGAATAtataattcatcccaatttgcttTTCAAGGGATTGCGATGATGATAGTGAAAGTGGGCATACGAAAGCAATTACACGTAAACTCATGCTATGGAATTTTTTTAGCGAAAAATATTGGTTTAATTGAAGCTTACTATTCACAACCACatttttactattgataatccttaaaaaataataatattttttttgttttattatttataatcttattattattaatttatctttttttcttcccCGTAACTCCGTACTCCTTGTTAATGTTGTTGTCGATCATTATCCTATGCTCCCTACCAATAATGAAGCCCATGCTCCTTATCGACACTAACACTCCCTCCGGGTACTTGTCGCCCTCAACAATGTTCTTTgaggagaaagaaaaataataaaaagaaaaaaatatatttaagtccACTTATAAaggaataatttaaaaatattatttttaaaaaaaataggatTATAAAGAGTAAATAGGGGTTTGAAAATAGGCATCTCATGAAATTTTTTATCTATTCATTTTTGTCTACTTTCTCTCATAAAATGTTCATTTTTTGCTCTACTTCCTGTGAAGTGTATCTTATTTTAGCTAAAAGATGAAAATATCCTTAGTCTATTGTTTTGTTGTGAACGTTTTTATTTTATAGTGGTTATCTTTCGCCTTACCGCCTTTATCTTGTATGATCAtttcttttattatattcttGTGGAGGTCATATTCTCTGTATCACTAACTCATCTCGAAGATAATAATATAAAGATAATTACGAAGGGTGAAAGTGGGAGCATAGGGTGGAAGGTGATGACGATAAGACAAAGACGAATATAGTCGAGGCCTAAGGTAAAATGATAAAGAtgactaaaaaaaaaatttatataaaaataaaacaaaataagacGTACATTGAAAATACTGAAAATTTGAAGGTTTTTATCTGAGAAAACAAAAACAGCTAAAGGAatacaaatatttttattataagcaAATCCACCTCGTTGCCGCAAAAACCATTCTATAAACAATCCAGCGGCGCGGAGTCTGCGTTTACTCCGCCCCTCCTAAAACTCAATCTTGCAATCTCGGGACGACACATGGCGTGACTCCTTTTACTGCCGCAAGAAAGGAGGCGGAAGGAGCAGAACTGCATTCGTGGTAACCAACGTCGTCCCTCCCCCATTTCATTTCTCCCTTTCTTGCTTCGCTTCTCGGGCAGCCTTCGCGAGTGGAGTCGGAGATGGGATACGATTTGATTTGTTTTGTTTCCCGACTTAATCGATAATCTTAATTTTCGTATTGGAGATCTTCGCAATCATAGCAGCGACACCCGATCGTCCGGTTTCCTCTGATTTAGGACGCCATGGATTCGTTCCATAGGAACACGGAGCAGAAGGAGATGACTGTTAGTCAGGTAAGTTTCGGCGGGTTCGATGCGAAGGTCTCCGCGAAGGAACTTGCTGATTTCTTGGAGTACGAAGCTGGGATCATTTGGCGGTGTCGTGTGAAGACGTCCTGGACCCCGCCCGAGTCATACCCCGTCTTCAAGGGCACTGATGATGCCTTCGATGTGCCGAGGAAGGACGATTACGGCCGCGTGGTGCCTCACGCATTTGTTCACTTTGCGCGCCCTGATGCCGTTAAGAAAGCAATGGATGCCGCGGGAAAGTGTGATCTTGTCTTGAATGGCCGCCCGCTGAGGGCCAATGTGGGAACCGAGAGTTCGTTCCGTGTCAACAGGAGGAGGACAACCGACCCCTTCAGATTCTCCAACGCCTGCGTCGAGATCGGTAATTTGGTCAGCAGAGATGAATTCTTGGTCAGTTGGAAGGGGCCTGATTCGGCGGTCGATTTTGTGATCGACCCCTTCGATGATTGCTGCAAGATCCTTTTCTCCAAAGAGACAGCTTTCTATTTCAAAGGGTTGCGGGAAATGACACtgatcatgtgtgatttcaaggtgGAGTTCTTGCTTAGAGACATCAATGAAGTGAGAGTACACAAGGATGCAGCCCCCTTTGTGATGCAGTTCCAGCTAATCTCAGCGCCTTACGTGTATTATCGGACTGCTGATGATGACATCTACACGTCTGTCCCGTTTAATCTGTTAGACGATGAGGATCCCTGGATCAGAACAACGGACATTACACCTAGTGGTGCCATCGGTCGGTGTAACTCATACAGAATTTCACTGTCCCCACGTTTTGGGCCTAAGATGGAGAGATCCCTGGCTTATCTGAGAGAACATGGTGTAGCTGAGAACCGGCCGAGATGCCGGCTTGTAGTCCGAGATGAGCCTGGTTATGGAGCTCACATGTCTGATCCCTTTTTCTGTATTCAGAACAAAAAAGGTATCAATTTTGCAACAATGTTTTTAGTGAATGCACTAGTACATAGAGGCATAGTTAACCAGCACCAACTGTCTGAGGAGTTCTTTTCCTTACTGAGGTGCCAGAGTGAGATGGTAAATGGAACAGCACTGATGCATATCTTGTCTTACAAGCACCCCATATTTGATGCCCCGGGGAGGCTTAAGCTTGTCCAGGAGTGGCTTTTAAGGAACCCCAAACTTCTCAGGCACTCGAAGTTCTCTGATGACATTATTGAAGTGAGGAAGCTTGTTATAACTCCAACAAAGGCGTACTGTCTCCCTCCAGAGGTAGAACTCTCGAATAGGGTTCTTCGGAAGTACAAGGAGGTTGCTGATAGATTCTTGAGGGTGACTTTTACGGATGAAGGGATGCAACAGTTGAATAGTAATGTTTTGAACTACTATGTTGCACCGATCGTTCGGGACATCACTTCAAACTCGTTTCCTCAGAAAACTACTGTGTTTAAGAGGGTAAAGGATATACTAACTAATGGTTTTCATCTATATGGTCAGAAGTACTCCTTTTTAGCATTTTCGTCCAATCAGCTACGGGATCGGTCAGCCTGGTTTTTTGCAGAGGTTTCTGGCTCTATAACAGTGGCAACCATTAGGAACTGGATGGGCAAATTCTCTAATAAGAATGTCGCGAAGTGTGCTGCTCGAATGGGGCAGTGCTTTTCATCCACATATGCCACGGTGAACGTGACACCAAATGAAGTAAATTCTGAACTTGAAGATATTAAGCGAAATGGATATGTCTTTTCAGATGGAATAGGAAAGATCACACCAGAGCTTGCACTGGAAGTTGCCCAAAAACTGCATTTGACGGAGGACCCCCCTTCTGCCTATCAGATCAGATATGCTGGCTGCAAAGGGGTCGTAGCTGTTTGGCCAGGAAATGATGATGGGATCAAGCTGTCCCTGAGACCAAGCATGAACAAATTTGAGTCTAACCATACAATCTTGGAGGTGGTTTCATGGACCAGGTTCCAGCCAGGCTTTTTAAACCGACAGATTGTGACATTGCTTTCATCATTGAAGGTACCTGATAGTGTTTTCGAAAGAATGCAGGACACGATGATTCTTAAACTGAATCAGATACTTCATGATACCAATGTTGCATTTGAGATTCTTACCACTTCATGTGCTGAACAAGGGAACACTGCAGCAATGATGTTGAGTGCTGGTTTCAGACCTCAAAGTGAACCTCACTTGAAAGCGATGCTCTCATGCATAAGGTCCACACAGCTAGGAGATCTTTTGGCAAAaacaaaaatttttgttccaaaagGTAGGTTGTTAATGGGCTGCCTTGATGAACTTGGGGTTCTTGAACATGGACAATGCTTTATCCAGGCCTCAACTCCTTCACTGGAGAATTGTTTGTCAAAGCACGGTTCGAGGTTTTCAGCATCACAGAACAATAGGCAAGTCATTGTGGGTACTGTGGCTGTAGGCAAAAACCCGTGTCTTCACCCAGGAGATATTAGGATCCTTGAAGCTGTTGATGTACCTGAGTTGCATCATCTTGTTGATTGTTTAATATTTCCTCAAAGAGGCGACAGGCCTCATACCAATGAGGCATCTGGAAGTGACCTGGATGGCGATCTCTACTTTGTGACATGGGATGAAAATCTTTTACCTCCAGGCAAGAAGAGCTGGGTACCAATGGATTATACCCCTGCTGAAGTCAAGCAATTTCCACGGCAAATCTTGCCTCAAGTAAGTTCTATGCTATATGATTTTTACCTTGCTAGTATTTTGCATGTGCCATGGACTTCAAAACTTCTGATTCACGAAATCTACACGATGATGGACCAGTCAGATGATAGCAACTATAGTGGAACCTTAATCATTAGTGGAACCTTAATCAATGAATCTATGTCAAGAGAACAAATTATAGTTTGCAGGAAATCATGAATAGTGGTTATATAATTGCTTATAGTATCAAATACCAAAAATTGGAGAATGGGTCAACGGGACATAGTAATTATCTTGCTGTCCCAAAACTTACAATGAAGTTGAGTTGTGAATCAGTTTTACATGAGGGATGGGGGATATTCTAAAAACATCCTGGGAgaagaaaggagaagaagaagatagtaaAAGGGTCTCCCTGCACTCACTTTGGTTTTCGAGAGAAACATGCAGGGTCAATAGCTTCATGCCATCATCTCGAATATCACATTCAGGCAAAAGagatgattttctttttttttaagttaGAAGGCTTTCAGATCATTTACTTCCTACTTTATCGCAACAGAACTTTCCCAAAATGCTATATTCATACCTTCAAAAAAATAAATCCAAAAGGATACATCTTCCAAAACCTTATTTTAAGTAACGTCATGACTTGGCAGATTCAAATTATGGCTAAAATAAAGTCATAAGTAAAATCTTGTTAAAATATAGGGTTCTTGTTGCACTTCTAAGCTACCCTTAAGATAATCTTACTAAAAATCTCATCTAAAGTACCCAAATAATTTAGTTGAATTTAGTATCTCAAATCCGGTGCACCCTAGACTCAGCTAAGAACTAGCTTAAATACATTTTTTATTAAGTTGTTGCATCATCAGGAAATAGTTTTTTTATTCTAAGCAACAGCTTCAGCTGGAATATCAAATGTATACAGCTGTAGTCCATCTGTTAGTGGTGAAGCATTAGTATAAATGTACTAAAGGATATTGATGGTTGTTGTTTCCATGAGATATATCCTTTTATAGTTGTTAATATAGCTTCTCCCTGGTCATCAAATAAGAGAGATGGTAGGGTGAGTTACGATAAACAGGTCACAGTTCTGGGTCCATATGCTGACAAAAGTTTGGTTAGCATATTATGTACTATTAGTTATTGGGTTATGAAGTTGTAATAATCTATTTGTAGGTTATatgaagaaaaattaatttgtgaCTTTCCTAAGATTGGTACACCCAAAATACATATATTGGGTTATAGAGTTTGTTATTATTCATTTGAAGGTTATGTGAAGAATAATTGATGAGAATTTTCTTAAGATTGATAAACCCAAAATTGACTGCTCGGTTTGTGTGTTGGTCGTTCAACTCTGCAGTATTATATGAACTATAAGTTGTAAATATGCATATGCTGTTTTCAGTAAATAGAAGcggatatttttttttcaatggaAGATCAAGTTGTAATCATGCAATATCATATTGCTAGCATGAGTTAAGAAACTGTGTACTCGCACTGATATTTATTTTGTGTCTGTAAAAGATTGATGTTCCAGGAAATGTTTTTACATGTAGAATTTCACACATGGTTTTTCAATTTTTTTCCTCCAGGACATTATTGACTTCTATTTGAAGAATATGGTAAATGAAAACCATGGTGTCATTTGTAATGCTCATGTGGTCCATGCTGACCGTAGTGAACATGGAGCCCTGGATGAGAATTGCCTTAAGTTAGCTGAGCTGGCTGCCACTGCTGTGGACTTCCCGAAGACAGGAAAAATTGTAACTATGCCGCCAGCCCTTAAACCTAAGACCTATCCTGATTTCATGGGTAAGGATGACCGTTTGTCCTATAAGTCAGAGAAGATCTTGGGAAAGTTGTATCGTAAGATCAAAGATGCCACTGATGATGAGTTGCCATCCGAACTACCATGCACATTTGAGGACTTACCCTATGATACGGATCTTGAGATTATTGGATCCTTAGATTACCTTGCCGATGCATGGCAAAACAAGGTTGTATATGACCGACATCTAAATGCATTGTTAGCTCAGTACAGAGTCAGCTCAGAGGGGGAAGTGGTTACTGGCCATATTTGGTCCTTGCCAAAGTACAATAGCAGGAAACAAGGCGAGTTAAAGGAGCGGCTAAAGAATGCATACAGCTCACTTCGTAAACAGTTCCGGCATATTTTTAAGACCATGAGCCCTGATCTTTTACAACTTACAGATGATGAGAagtgttttttttatgaaatgaagGCTTCAGCATGGTATCAAGTGACTTATCATCCTCGGTGGGTAAAAAAGTATAGCGAATTAAAAGAACCTGATGGGGATGGGGTGCCTGCACGGCTTAGTTTTGCATGGATAGCAGCTGATTACCTGGTTCGGATCAAGGTAAGATGCCAGGAGAGGGGAACACCTGATAGCCAAAAGGCCAATTGATTCACTTGCAAGCTATCTTTCTGGAAGGGTTTGATTGCTTTATGGGTTCATCAGCTTCTATTCAGAATTGTCTTCTCTGGTCAGCAAGACCACTCTACCAACTTTTAGCATTTCACTCATAGGATATCAAATTTGTTTGTTCAAGGGTATGTTGCAAATTAGGTTCATAACTTTCTGTATAATGTAACTATTTTGTCATGTGGTTCCAGATGTTCCTCTCTGATTCTAGGCAGATACCTTGATCTCTTCAATGATTATTTGTGGCGCTTGATACTCTTAGAAATTACACTTGCCTGTTTGCCATTTGATTAATTCAGTTTAAAGAAGCACAAGAAAGAGAAACTTCATAGGAAGATGTGCTTACAATTGCTTAAACTACTAGCAGGACTCTTAAGCAGGAAAGTTGCGCTGAAACCATGGTCTTGCTGTCATCCACGACTTAAGGTGGACAGAAATATAGGTGGCAGCTTCTTCTGATCACCATCCATTGCAATACCCTAAGGTACTCTCTTGATTTTGGAATATTCTTTTTGTTCCGAGTTGTCTATCTGTTTCTCCGGACAGGTGAGACTTCCTTGATGCATTggaatatatttatatctaaGCTGGGGTTTGCTTTCTTTCCTGGTTCATTTCTGATAGTGTCCATGTTATAATACGCTCTTCTTTTTATCCTGGCAGGACGAAATCTTCCGGGAAAATAAGACAAAAGGTGTGCAAAAGGAGTTTTACGTTAAACAAAATTAGTTAGTCAGAAGAATTAATTTTTATTGGTCGAATTACTTGGAAAACACTTGCCAATTCTCGCCACAAATAGTCATGCTTATTTTTAATCGCGTAGAGTCTCATCTTTTTAATATTCTTGTTTTGTCTCTTAAAAATgagttgttttattttttttctgtctttattgatttatcttttttaaGGAAAacggaaaaataaataaataaccgctaatcctttttttatttgtattataattatttatgtaTTCGGTTTTGCATGTGTTCGGCAGTGGTGGCTCCCTCCTCCCTCTTTCTTTGATTGGTTGGTTGTCTTTCCCCGTCGCCCTCTGCCTCCTAACAACCTTCGTCCAAGAAGACCGCGCAAGAGTGGCCTTCTTCCCTCCGGTCTCGTGCTGCCGTCGGACGAAGCAGGAGGAAGATGGGGAAGAAGGCTTCGTATTCGCCAGCTATGAGCGACTTGGACGCTGGCCGAAGAGGCCCGTGGGTGGCACCGTGCCCCCCGCCGCCTCAGGAGACGTGGGTGGCGTGGTTGGTGCCCCTCATCGCCCTCGCCAACATTGTCTCCTTCGGCTACACCATGTATGTCAACGACTGCCCCTCCACCCACCGCCTCGAGGCCTCCGATTGCGTCTTCCCTTCCCTTGGCCGATTCGCGTTCGAgcccttctccatcaacccgcTCCTTGGTCCCTCCCTCTACACGTCAGCTCGTCTCTCTTTTATCATCCTATTACGGGTTCTATTCTTCTATGCCTTGTTCCTTCCCTTTGAATCTTAACTTCAGTTGGCATTTGTTATGCTTGATATTTCTCGCTTTGCATCTAGTGATTGACAATGcataggagaggagaatagaaaaggaAGCAATTGAATGTTATCACACCCGTGGCTAGTACCAGGCTTTTGCATTTCCTGTATCCCGCAAAGGTCACGTTGTATGGCCTTTTCGTTTTAGGCAACACTATCTCAATCTCACTTCTTCTCTGTTTTTTTCGTTTTAGGGGAGGGGGgtgtggggggaggggggggggcgtTGGGTTGGGTTTATTTAGCTAGTTGCACATTTGTGAGTTTGTCTCGTTGTTCAACGATTGACTAATGGGTGGCAAACTCTCCAAATCAGATTCACTGAAACGAAGGGGAGGGCAAAAAGAGCAATGGTGAATTTGATGGCATCAATGATTACTCGCTCACAGCAGGATTTTACTCATTTTAGAAATAGGTTTATTTATGACTAGAAAACTTAATTACAAGATTACAAGCTCTATTTGTGTGTAATACTAGAGAAAAAGAACTAGAAAAGGGGAAAAAAGCAGAACTTGTAAACAGATGAAGAAAATCAAAGGAAATAAGAGAACTCAAGCTCTCATGAGCACAATTAGGACTTGTCCTGCATTGGGCTCTCTTTTTTGTTccctaaacatctgatgtttcatACCACTAATATTTTGtcccttttatttttattatttaattcacTTCATAATATAAGAATATTTACATACCATGACCTCGTTGATAACTTCTTTTACATTGATGTCATATGTAAGGTGGACTTCAGAACTACATTGTGAATAATTCTGGATGTGAACTTGTTGCTTCCATCTGAGTTTGTGAACTTGATTGAGCGACATAGACTATTGGCAGCCATCTTGCTTGGCTGTTGAGAATGTAGTACTTTCTTCTCGGTGTTTATTTAgatttatataatattaatttaataatttGTACTTGGTCCATTCCTCCTACAGTTTTGAAAAGATAACCTAGACCCTGAACTTTGGACTGCTAATTATTTTCTCATCAATAGTCTTAAGAACCAAGGATtggctctttttttatttttttgagggAAATCTCTATATGCTATTTGTTCATGCATGAAATTTTGTGTCCTTGTGCTAATGGTGGCAGACTTTTATAAGATACTATGATCTTTTCTGTAACGGTTCATTAGAAGTTTAGAACATGAGAGGAATATATGGTACATGTTAGTGTCTGTTATCTTGTCAATTTTGTCAAGTCTCTAACATTGTGGATTATACTATTCACATTCTGAAATAGAAGAATTTTGGACATCATGAAGTAATGTGTACACGATGATGCATATGCATGCTACAATGTTGACTGCATTATGATGTGAAATTTTAAAGATGTCATTGCATTGTACTTGACATAAGGTGTTAACAAATATTACATTTATTTCTCATTCTTATATCACAATGCTAATGTTGTGGCACTAAGCAAAGAGAGGATTGTAATCCATCTCTGAACTTTATGCAGGCTTGATAGTTTGGGGGCTCTTGATTACAATAAAGTAGTAGTGGAAGGTGAAAGATGGAGGCTTCTTGCCTGCATATGGTTACATGCTGGGGTTATCCATTTGCTTGCTAACATGTTAAGCCTTCTATTCACGGGCGTTCGTCTTGAACAGGAATTTGGATTTGGTAAGAATTAAAATGTGAACTAGTGTTAGTCATCTTATACTAACTTCAGATGTACATTTGCCTTCTTTTTGTTTGTTGTAAGAAGCTTAGTACACTGGTCACAACATCTGGACTCATTGCCCATGAGAACAAATAGTTCAAAAAAGGCAAAAAGATGCTcattttatcatagcatgcagGCATATTTGTTCATATGCCATGTGCCTATGTTCAAATGCAGGAATCTTCCAGGTCCTGAAATCTGCATGGGCTGGCAAGTGCAGCACAAAATTGCATTACTCTGTGGCTGACATGAGTTCAGCATGTGGCATGGGAATCCTTTGCATGATCCTCTTAGATCCATGTGGACTGTAGTTCAATAGCTTACAATATGAGATTATCTACATGTCAAGCATTCACTGAAAAGTAAGATTTACCTTGAAATTCTATAAAATCCCTGTAAGCTTGGAAACTACAGTTGTGGTTGGTTTTTATGCCACGAGGAGAAGGCACTACTTCTTTCTTGGTAtgtccttataaatttttaacagaATTGCAAGCTGGTCTCAAGCTTCCTAAGAGATAGTAGAAAACTTGATACATCAGAATCCTGTAGATGATGACTTTTCTGCTAAAAATCACAAAAGATCAACAGTCTTTCAAGAGGCCTCATAGCGGCTGCCCCTACCTAATTCTATGAGTTTTATAGTTCTGATGCAGATTTTTCTACTTATTTGCATCTTTTTTATGTTGCTGAAACTTCATATGTAATATCGCCCTGGATGAAGGTTGCTGTTGCTGCATTATCTACTAAGATATACCTTTAATTGTTTTCTTCATTGTTATTTTATGCAGTGAAAATTGGATTACTATATGTCCTTTCTGGCATTGGTGGGAGCTTGATGTCCTGTTTCTCTATTCAATCAAATATATCAGTTGGTGCATCAGGTGCACTTTTTGGATTGTTAGGGGCAATGCTGTCTGAGCTGATCACAAATTGGACAATTTACTCTAATAAGGTATTAATTATTAAATGGCAGAGTATCAAAGACAGTTCTAAAACTAGATTTTGAATTGATAAAACATGAATTGAAATTCCTTTCAGTGTGCAGCACTTTTGACTCTAATGGTCGTAATTGCTATTAACTTGGTGGTTGGAGTTGTTCCTCATGTGGATAGTTCTGCCCATATTGGAGGATTTGTTTCTGGTTTTCTGCTTGGTTTTGTGCTTCTAATGCGTCCTCAGTTTGGGTGGATCAGCCGTAGGCACATCCCTCCAGGTTATAACATGGAACTCGTTAGACCAAAGCACAACTTGTGCCAATATCTTCTCTGGTTTACAGCCCTTGTTGTCTTGATCATTGGGTAAAGTTTTCTAATTCATTGGACTATTATATGCTGATCTGAATTTATATCTGCTCGACTGTATGGTCTGTGGTTATCAGTATTTGTCACTTAACTAAGTGTCAGATCTATGGCTCTGCTATAACCtaatttcaaaagatttatagattataattcttatatttttcataaatataagattATAGCTTATTTTCTGTAACAGTTCATTATAGCTagtcatatttttcataaatgacTAACATTAGGTTTTGATAATTCACAGATCTCATTTCTTCTGAAAAAAATTACTTGTTCAAGCAATATAGAGCAGTCTTTGACTTTACCTTTCTTTTCTGCTTGGTTCTGTCAACTGCAAAAGTTGGAAGG
Protein-coding sequences here:
- the LOC103976044 gene encoding RHOMBOID-like protein 3 isoform X2 is translated as MGKKASYSPAMSDLDAGRRGPWVAPCPPPPQETWVAWLVPLIALANIVSFGYTMYVNDCPSTHRLEASDCVFPSLGRFAFEPFSINPLLGPSLYTLDSLGALDYNKVVVEGERWRLLACIWLHAGVIHLLANMLSLLFTGVRLEQEFGFVKIGLLYVLSGIGGSLMSCFSIQSNISVGASGALFGLLGAMLSELITNWTIYSNKCAALLTLMVVIAINLVVGVVPHVDSSAHIGGFVSGFLLGFVLLMRPQFGWISRRHIPPDFCLA
- the LOC103976044 gene encoding RHOMBOID-like protein 5 isoform X1, producing MGKKASYSPAMSDLDAGRRGPWVAPCPPPPQETWVAWLVPLIALANIVSFGYTMYVNDCPSTHRLEASDCVFPSLGRFAFEPFSINPLLGPSLYTLDSLGALDYNKVVVEGERWRLLACIWLHAGVIHLLANMLSLLFTGVRLEQEFGFVKIGLLYVLSGIGGSLMSCFSIQSNISVGASGALFGLLGAMLSELITNWTIYSNKCAALLTLMVVIAINLVVGVVPHVDSSAHIGGFVSGFLLGFVLLMRPQFGWISRRHIPPGYNMELVRPKHNLCQYLLWFTALVVLIIGFLFGLIKLSYVDRQLH
- the LOC103976045 gene encoding LOW QUALITY PROTEIN: probable RNA-dependent RNA polymerase SHL2 (The sequence of the model RefSeq protein was modified relative to this genomic sequence to represent the inferred CDS: deleted 1 base in 1 codon) → MDSFHRNTEQKEMTVSQVSFGGFDAKVSAKELADFLEYEAGIIWRCRVKTSWTPPESYPVFKGTDDAFDVPRKDDYGRVVPHAFVHFARPDAVKKAMDAAGKCDLVLNGRPLRANVGTESSFRVNRRRTTDPFRFSNACVEIGNLVSRDEFLVSWKGPDSAVDFVIDPFDDCCKILFSKETAFYFKGLREMTLIMCDFKVEFLLRDINEVRVHKDAAPFVMQFQLISAPYVYYRTADDDIYTSVPFNLLDDEDPWIRTTDITPSGAIGRCNSYRISLSPRFGPKMERSLAYLREHGVAENRPRCRLVVRDEPGYGAHMSDPFFCIQNKKGINFATMFLVNALVHRGIVNQHQLSEEFFSLLRCQSEMVNGTALMHILSYKHPIFDAPGRLKLVQEWLLRNPKLLRHSKFSDDIIEVRKLVITPTKAYCLPPEVELSNRVLRKYKEVADRFLRVTFTDEGMQQLNSNVLNYYVAPIVRDITSNSFPQKTTVFKRVKDILTNGFHLYGQKYSFLAFSSNQLRDRSAWFFAEVSGSITVATIRNWMGKFSNKNVAKCAARMGQCFSSTYATVNVTPNEVNSELEDIKRNGYVFSDGIGKITPELALEVAQKLHLTEDPPSAYQIRYAGCKGVVAVWPGNDDGIKLSLRPSMNKFESNHTILEVVSWTRFQPGFLNRQIVTLLSSLKVPDSVFERMQDTMILKLNQILHDTNVAFEILTTSCAEQGNTAAMMLSAGFRPQSEPHLKAMLSCIRSTQLGDLLAKTKIFVPKGRLLMGCLDELGVLEHGQCFIQASTPSLENCLSKHGSRFSASQNNRQVIVGTVAVGKNPCLHPGDIRILEAVDVPELHHLVDCLIFPQRGDRPHTNEASGSDLDGDLYFVTWDENLLPPGKKSWVPMDYTPAEVKQFPRQILPQDIIDFYLKNMVNENHGVICNAHVVHADRSEHGALDENCLKLAELAATAVDFPKTGKIVTMPPALKPKTYPDFMGKDDRLSYKSEKILGKLYRKIKDATDDELPSELPCTFEDLPYDTDLEIIGSLDYLADAWQNKVVYDRHLNALLAQYRVSSEGEVVTGHIWSLPKYNSRKQGELKERLKNAYSSLRKQFRHIFKTMSPDLLQLTDDEKCFFYEMKASAWYQVTYHPRWVKKYSELKEPDGDGVPARLSFAWIAADYLVRIKVRCQERGTPDSQKPIDSLASYLSGRV